The genomic interval CCTGGCATGGCAGAAGAGGATTTTTATAACCTATCATACAACAAAAAGGCAGTTATTATTATGGGAACCGGCCTGGGGCACACATCTACCGGAATTATAGATGTAATAAGAAAATTATCCCGGGAAACCCATTTCTTTATGACCTCACAGTGTATTTACGGAAATGTAAATATGAATGTTTATTCCACTGGCAGGGAACTGATAGATGCAGGAGTAATCCCGCTGCAGAATATGCTTGCAGAAACTGCCATGGTTAAAGCAATGTACCTTTCTGCCAATTATCCTGATAATTTTGTTGAACTGATGCAGAAGAACCTCCGGGGAGAATTTGAAGATACGGTGAAGTGATAGAAATGAAGATAGGTCTAGAAATACATTTTCAGCTGGGTGGCAATAAATTGTTCTGTTCGTGCAGTACCGAAGGCACAGAGTTAAATGAATCATTTACCAGAAAATTAACACCGGTTATGGGGGAGCTTGGAAAACTCGATACTGCTGTAGAATATGAAACCATACGAAACAGGAATTTCTTATACAGGGCAAGCTCAAATTCATGCCTTGTAGAAAAGGATGAAGAACCACCCCATCCTGTAAATCCGGATGCATTAAAAACTACTATTGCAATTTCAAAGGCTTTACACTGTAAAGTTCTGGATTACACATCATTTATGAGGAAAATAGTGGTTGATGGTTCAAACACATCAGGCTTTCAGAGAACCGGCATTGTGGGCATGGACGGCTACGTAAAAACTTCCAGGGGGAATGTTAGGATATCTACAATAACACTTGAGGAGGATGCGTGCAGAAAGCTTTCTGAAAAAGAGGGTGTTGTGGAATATTCCCTTGACAGGCTGGGAATACCGCTTATTGAAATTTCAACAGAACCGGATATAATAGACCCGGACCACGCACTGGAAACTGCAAAGGCCATAGGGCATTATGTCATGTCAATGCAGAATTTCAGGGGAGAAGTAGACTCCATAAGGCAGGATGTCAATTTTTCCATGGGCTTCGGAAGGGTAGAAATAAAGGGAGTTTCGAAACTATCCTTTATAAAAGATACCATAGAATATGAAATTAAAAGGCAGAGTTCGCTCGAAGCCATATCACGGATACTGGCTGAAAAGCCCCATGAAATTGGAAACTTCATTGATATCACAGGAATGTTCACGAATACGGATTCATCAATGATTAAAAAATCAATAGCTTCTGGAAAATCTGTAATGTGCGCCAGAGTATCTGCATGCAATGGATTGATGAAACACGGAAATTATAAACTTGGAAGGGAATTTGCAGATGTTGCTAAGAATATGGGCCTGGGGGGATTAATGCACTCGGATGAGTTTCCGGCATATGGCCTTTCAGACGAAGAGCTCCACAGTATATATTCCACTGCTGGGAAGGGCGATAATGATGCTGTAGTAGTGGTACTGGGAGAAAAATCACGTATTGAAAAGTTAAAGCCATTGCTTGATGAAAGGTTCGATAAAATACTGAAAATGCAGCTGGAGGAAACACGGTCAGCAACACCATCCGGGGAGACCCGGTATCTAAGGCCACTGGCAGGCAAGGAAAGGATGTATCCTGAGACAGACATTCCAGCTGTAAAAATAACAGAAGCAATAA from Ferroplasma acidiphilum carries:
- the gatE gene encoding Glu-tRNA(Gln) amidotransferase subunit GatE; the protein is MKIGLEIHFQLGGNKLFCSCSTEGTELNESFTRKLTPVMGELGKLDTAVEYETIRNRNFLYRASSNSCLVEKDEEPPHPVNPDALKTTIAISKALHCKVLDYTSFMRKIVVDGSNTSGFQRTGIVGMDGYVKTSRGNVRISTITLEEDACRKLSEKEGVVEYSLDRLGIPLIEISTEPDIIDPDHALETAKAIGHYVMSMQNFRGEVDSIRQDVNFSMGFGRVEIKGVSKLSFIKDTIEYEIKRQSSLEAISRILAEKPHEIGNFIDITGMFTNTDSSMIKKSIASGKSVMCARVSACNGLMKHGNYKLGREFADVAKNMGLGGLMHSDEFPAYGLSDEELHSIYSTAGKGDNDAVVVVLGEKSRIEKLKPLLDERFDKILKMQLEETRSATPSGETRYLRPLAGKERMYPETDIPAVKITEAIMESIEKLVPKSLEETMNELTKKFKLSQVEAESLINNNLLSLFKALAGNFDNPHILSRILLQTIPELENKKGKKLSQVQMVDIFGNQYLEARQLPQYHNTDSILELSRREKWDRNTFETALSLYIIDNIPVSELEKREELKMLNDNEIKKILDELVKDGNVTQKNVIPLFRGKTKQSFNPSDVIKIFVTMQNQK